Within Acidimicrobiales bacterium, the genomic segment GGCCCCGAGCTCCGGGGGTGAGGTGCCCCAGACGCACCGCTGCAGGCCGTCATCGCCAAGGACTAAATCTTTCAAGGCATCTCCGTCTCTGTGCGACTCACTCGCGACCTCGCTACCCAGTCCCGTCCAACTCTAGCTGGACCCCCCGGAATACGAGACACCCGGTCTTTGTTAGAGATAACGAGACAAGCGGTCTCACTATCTGTCTTGCTAAAGAGGAGCTGACATGGCTGATCTGACCGGCAGAACTGCACTAGTCACGGGCGCCACCAGCGGAATCGGGAAGGCCACTGCAATCGCCCTGGCCGAAGCCGGAGCTACGGTCGCGGTGAGCGGCCGAGACAAGGACAAGGGGCAGGGTGTGGTCGAGGAGATCCGCTCGGCTGGAGGTTCAGCGGTGTTCGTGGCTGCCGATCTGGCAGATGCCGAAGCTGCCCTTGACCTCGCTGCTCGTGCCAACGAATCCCTGGGCGGCCGGGTGGACATCTTGGTCAACAGCGCGGGCATCTTTCCCTTCGGTCCGACCGACTCCATCGACGAGCCCACTGTCGATGCCGTCTACGCCTTGAACGTCAAGGCTCCCTGGTTCCTGGTCGCCGCGATCGCTCCGGGGATGGCTGCTCGAGGTTCGGGGGCGATCGTCAACGTGTCGACGATGGTCGCCCAGTTCGGGGCCGAGGGGATGGCGCTGTACGGGTCGAGCAAGGCCGCGGTGGAGCTGCTGACCAAGGCCTGGGCGGCGGAGTACGGCCCCAAGGGCGTGAGGGTGAATGCCATAAGCCCTGGTCCCACCCGCACTGAGGGCACCGCCGCGATGGGAGAAGCTCTCGATCAGCTCGCATCACTTGCGCCCGCCGGTCGCCCGGCCACCCCGGAGGAGATCGCCGCGGGAATCGTGTTCCTCGTCAGCGACGAGGCGAGCTTTGTCCACGGAGCCGTGCTCGCGGCCGATGGCGGGCGCGCGGCTACCTGATCGGCGTGATCAGGTGGGCGCCGGGCTAGCGACCAGGTCGAGGAGGTACTCGATGCTTGGGTCGGCTATGCGGTAACGGACGACGCGCCCGTCTCTTTCGGTGGTGACCGCCTGGCTCGCTCGCAGGTGACGGAGGGCTTGGGATGTGGTGTCGTCGTTGAGGTCGGCCGCCGCGGCGAGGTCGGAGACGCTGATCGGACCCGCGACCTTGATGCACGTGAGCACCTTCAGGCGAGTCAAGTCCGCCAGCACCGAGAAGCGGTTGGCCCAGTGAAGGATGGCCGCCTGGTCTTCGAGGGCCTCGATCGCGGAGCAAACACGGTTGCCGTCGATGACCCTTCTGTGCGCTCGCTCCGGGGGTACCAGGTGCATGCTCCAGTATCCCAAACCGGCGCTCACCTGATCGTCTGATCAGGCTTGACTCCCTGATCGTCGATCGTTAGGGTGGCGTCGCTCCGGCTGACCGGGGCGACATCACGACAGCGAAGTCCGGTGAGATCCCGGCACTGTCCCGCAACGGTGAAGCCCTTCGGGGGTAAGTCCGGACGCCTGGGTGATGTCGACGTGACCGAACCCTCGGCGCAAGGGCGGTGCGTTTCGACGCTCAGCAGTTGTCGGGCCACTCCACCTTCGAGGCAGCAAGGAGAAGTGGATGACCGAGACGCTTGGGGGTACGGGTCGAGGAGGGGTGGTGTTGTCGACGGCCGAGCGAGCTCGGTTGGGCCTGATGGCCGCGGTGGTGCTCGCGATCAACGTCATCGGCTGGGGCATCTTCATCTTTGCCATCGCCCCGCACCACTTCCGGTACAAGGGCCTCGGGATCGGCTTGGGCGTTGCGCTGACCGCGTGGACCTTAGGGGCGAGGCACGGCTTCGACGCCGATCACATCTCGGCTATCGACAACACCACCCGAAAGCTCATGGCCGACGGCAGCCGGCCGTTGGGCACCGGCTTCTTCTTTGCTCTCGGTCATGCGACAGTCCTCGTTTTGGTCGGTGCCGGGTTGTGCGTCGCGGCGCGGGCAGTGTTCGGGGCGATAGTCGATCCTGCTTCGAGCTTCGAGACAACCGGAGGGGTGATCGGAACTTCCCTGGCAGCCGGGTTTCTATACCTCATCGCGGCGTTGAACCTGGTCGTTCTGGCTGGAATCCTCAAAGTGTTCCGGCGGATGCGCCAGGGCGGCTTCGACGAAGAAGAACTCGAGCGCCAACTCCAGGCGAGAGGGCTCATGTACCGATTCTTCGGACGGTTCGTGCGATCAATCACGAAGAGCTGGCACATGTTCTTCGTCGGAGCCGTCTTCGGGATCGGCTTCGATACCGCCACGGAAGTGCTGCTCCTCAGCGCGACAGCAACAGCAGCAACCCAAGGCCTCCCTTGGTACGCGGTCCTTTCTCTGCCCCTGCTCTTCGCTGGCGGGCTCACCATCTTCGACACCCTCGACGGGTTCTTCATGAACTTCGCCTACGGGTGGGCCTTCGCCCGGCCGGTCCGCAAGGTGTACTACAACCTAGTCATCACCGGACTGTCCATCGCCGTCGCGCTGTTGATCGGCACCATCGAGATCGCCAGCGTTCTATCGGACAAGCTCAACCTTCACGGTGGCATTTGGGACCTCATGGCCAACTTCGACATCAATCAGGCCGGTTACATAGTCGTTGGGCTCTTCATCGCCGTTTGGTTCGCCGCTGTCACCTACTGGAAGTTTGCCCGGATCGAAACCCGCTGG encodes:
- a CDS encoding HoxN/HupN/NixA family nickel/cobalt transporter; amino-acid sequence: MTETLGGTGRGGVVLSTAERARLGLMAAVVLAINVIGWGIFIFAIAPHHFRYKGLGIGLGVALTAWTLGARHGFDADHISAIDNTTRKLMADGSRPLGTGFFFALGHATVLVLVGAGLCVAARAVFGAIVDPASSFETTGGVIGTSLAAGFLYLIAALNLVVLAGILKVFRRMRQGGFDEEELERQLQARGLMYRFFGRFVRSITKSWHMFFVGAVFGIGFDTATEVLLLSATATAATQGLPWYAVLSLPLLFAGGLTIFDTLDGFFMNFAYGWAFARPVRKVYYNLVITGLSIAVALLIGTIEIASVLSDKLNLHGGIWDLMANFDINQAGYIVVGLFIAVWFAAVTYWKFARIETRWATSVIDQPE
- a CDS encoding SDR family oxidoreductase encodes the protein MADLTGRTALVTGATSGIGKATAIALAEAGATVAVSGRDKDKGQGVVEEIRSAGGSAVFVAADLADAEAALDLAARANESLGGRVDILVNSAGIFPFGPTDSIDEPTVDAVYALNVKAPWFLVAAIAPGMAARGSGAIVNVSTMVAQFGAEGMALYGSSKAAVELLTKAWAAEYGPKGVRVNAISPGPTRTEGTAAMGEALDQLASLAPAGRPATPEEIAAGIVFLVSDEASFVHGAVLAADGGRAAT
- a CDS encoding metalloregulator ArsR/SmtB family transcription factor, producing MSAGLGYWSMHLVPPERAHRRVIDGNRVCSAIEALEDQAAILHWANRFSVLADLTRLKVLTCIKVAGPISVSDLAAAADLNDDTTSQALRHLRASQAVTTERDGRVVRYRIADPSIEYLLDLVASPAPT